One genomic region from Bacillaceae bacterium S4-13-56 encodes:
- the infC gene encoding translation initiation factor IF-3 → MFVNENIRAREVRLIDVNGEQLGVKSRQEALDLAQTANLDLVMVAPNAKPPVCRIMDFGKYRYEQQKKDKEARKNQKIINIKEVRLSPNIEEHDFNTKLRNARKFLEKGDKVKASIRFRGRAITHKEIGQEVLERLAKECEDLCTVETKPKMEGRSMFIMLAPRNEKK, encoded by the coding sequence ATGTTTGTCAATGAGAATATACGTGCACGTGAGGTGAGACTCATTGACGTAAATGGAGAGCAGCTTGGCGTGAAATCTCGTCAAGAAGCATTGGATCTAGCGCAAACTGCAAACTTAGATCTTGTAATGGTGGCTCCTAATGCAAAACCGCCTGTTTGTCGCATTATGGATTTTGGGAAGTATCGTTACGAACAGCAAAAGAAAGATAAAGAAGCACGCAAAAATCAAAAGATTATTAATATTAAAGAAGTGCGTTTGAGTCCTAATATCGAAGAGCATGACTTTAATACTAAGCTGCGTAACGCCCGTAAATTCCTTGAAAAAGGCGATAAAGTAAAGGCATCTATTCGTTTCCGGGGACGTGCGATTACTCATAAGGAAATTGGTCAAGAGGTATTAGAACGTTTGGCTAAAGAATGTGAGGATCTATGTACAGTGGAAACAAAGCCTAAAATGGAAGGCCGTAGCATGTTCATAATGCTTGCTCCTCGAAATGAGAAGAAATAG
- the thrS gene encoding threonine--tRNA ligase — translation MRMIQVTFPDGTVKEFEKGTTGEEVAASISPGLKKQALAFRIDGKEYDLRSEVKNGQIEIITYRNPKGIEIMRHSTAHLMAQAIRRLYGEVNFGVGPVIENGFYYDIDMEESITTEDFPKIEKEMQKIVSENLEIVRQEVSREEAKRRFEELGDPLKIELLENIPEGEQVSIYEQGEFFDLCRGVHVPSTGKIKVFKLLSVSGAYWRGDSKNKMLQRIYGTVFEKKSELDEHLRLLEEAKERDHRKLGKELGIFTVSQKVGQGLPLWLPKGATIRRTIERYIVDLEERLGYNHVYTPVLGSVELYKTSGHWDHYKDDMFPPMEMDNEDLVLRPMNCPHHMMVYKNQLHSYRNLPVRIAELGMMHRHEMSGSLAGLQRVRAMTLNDAHIFARPDQLKDEFIRVVQLVQAVYRDFGIDDYYFRLSYRDPDDKEKYVDNDEMWEKAQALLKETMEEMELEYEEVEGEAAFYGPKLDVQVKTALGKDETLSTVQLDFHLPNRFDLTYIGEDGKEHRPVVIHRGVVSTMERFVAFLIEEYKGAFPTWLAPVQAKIIPVSADAHLEYARKVEDKLREAGVRVEVDERDEKIGYKIREAQMQKLPFQLVVGDQEIEKDTVNVRRYGQKDTETLPIDEFINLIKNEIQQKSNQ, via the coding sequence TTGCGAATGATTCAAGTTACATTTCCAGATGGTACTGTTAAAGAATTTGAAAAAGGGACCACAGGGGAAGAAGTGGCAGCATCTATTAGTCCAGGATTGAAAAAGCAAGCACTTGCTTTCCGTATTGATGGGAAGGAATATGATCTTCGTTCAGAAGTAAAGAATGGACAAATCGAAATTATTACTTACCGAAATCCTAAAGGTATTGAAATTATGCGTCACTCAACTGCACATTTAATGGCTCAAGCCATTCGAAGATTGTATGGTGAGGTTAACTTCGGAGTAGGACCTGTTATAGAAAATGGATTTTATTACGACATCGATATGGAGGAATCCATTACGACGGAAGATTTTCCAAAGATAGAAAAAGAAATGCAGAAAATTGTTAGTGAAAATCTTGAGATTGTCCGTCAGGAAGTTTCAAGAGAAGAAGCTAAGCGCCGTTTTGAAGAACTTGGAGATCCATTGAAGATCGAATTACTAGAGAATATTCCAGAGGGCGAGCAGGTTTCAATTTATGAGCAAGGTGAGTTTTTTGATTTATGTCGTGGGGTCCATGTTCCATCCACAGGTAAAATTAAAGTATTCAAATTACTAAGTGTTTCTGGGGCCTATTGGCGAGGAGACAGTAAGAATAAAATGCTTCAAAGAATTTATGGTACAGTATTTGAGAAAAAGAGTGAGCTAGATGAGCATTTAAGGCTGTTAGAAGAAGCGAAAGAAAGGGACCACCGAAAGCTTGGAAAAGAGCTGGGGATTTTTACTGTTTCTCAAAAAGTGGGACAAGGACTTCCTTTGTGGCTTCCTAAAGGGGCGACTATTCGAAGAACGATCGAGCGCTACATCGTCGATTTAGAAGAACGTCTAGGCTATAACCATGTTTATACTCCTGTTTTAGGAAGTGTTGAGTTATATAAAACTAGTGGTCATTGGGATCATTATAAGGATGACATGTTCCCACCAATGGAAATGGATAATGAGGATTTAGTTCTTCGTCCAATGAACTGTCCACACCATATGATGGTTTATAAAAATCAGTTGCACAGTTATCGAAACTTACCAGTTCGTATTGCTGAACTTGGTATGATGCATCGTCATGAAATGTCGGGATCTCTTGCTGGTCTTCAACGAGTTCGAGCGATGACATTAAACGATGCTCATATCTTTGCCCGTCCGGATCAACTAAAAGATGAGTTCATTCGAGTAGTTCAATTAGTTCAAGCTGTATATAGAGACTTTGGAATTGACGACTATTATTTCCGCCTTTCTTATCGCGATCCAGATGATAAGGAAAAGTATGTGGATAATGATGAAATGTGGGAAAAAGCGCAAGCCTTATTAAAAGAGACTATGGAAGAGATGGAATTAGAATACGAGGAAGTTGAAGGGGAAGCAGCTTTTTATGGACCGAAATTAGATGTACAGGTTAAAACAGCACTTGGAAAAGACGAAACCCTTTCTACGGTTCAGCTTGACTTCCATTTACCCAACCGATTTGATTTAACTTATATTGGAGAAGATGGAAAAGAGCATCGACCAGTTGTCATCCACCGTGGAGTGGTTTCTACAATGGAACGATTTGTTGCCTTTTTAATTGAAGAATATAAGGGAGCCTTCCCAACTTGGCTTGCTCCCGTTCAAGCAAAAATTATCCCGGTTTCAGCAGATGCTCATTTAGAGTATGCAAGAAAAGTGGAGGACAAGCTTCGTGAAGCTGGAGTAAGAGTAGAAGTTGATGAAAGAGACGAGAAAATTGGGTACAAAATTAGAGAAGCACAGATGCAGAAGCTTCCATTCCAACTAGTAGTTGGAGATCAAGAGATTGAGAAAGATACAGTTAATGTAAGAAGATATGGACAAAAGGATACAGAAACACTTCCAATAGATGAGTTTATCAATCTTATTAAGAACGAGATTCAACAGAAGTCAAATCAATAA
- the pheS gene encoding phenylalanine--tRNA ligase subunit alpha, translated as MKEKLQELQSEALKKVEAAVDTKELQQVKVSYLGKKGPITEVLRGMGKLSNEERPIIGQLANDVRESISNAIDEKQQVLEEKALEEKLKKETIDVTLPGRPVHQGGPHILTKIVEEIEDLFIGMGFSVAEGPEVETDYYNFEALNLPKGHPARDMQDSFYITEELLMRTHTSPVQARTMEKVQGKGPVKVICPGKVYRRDTDDATHSHQFTQVEGLYVDKNVRMSDLKGVLDAFAKKMFGKEREIRLRPSFFPFTEPSVEMDISCKMCHGEGCSVCKQTGWIEILGAGMVHPNVLEMAGYDSKEYTGFAFGMGPERIAMLKYGIDDIRHFYTNDLRFLKQFHQG; from the coding sequence ATGAAGGAGAAACTACAGGAACTTCAATCAGAAGCCTTGAAAAAGGTGGAGGCTGCTGTTGATACAAAAGAACTTCAACAGGTAAAGGTATCTTATTTAGGCAAAAAAGGCCCTATCACAGAAGTATTACGAGGGATGGGAAAGCTTTCAAATGAAGAACGACCAATTATAGGTCAGTTGGCCAACGATGTTCGTGAATCTATTTCCAATGCCATTGATGAAAAACAACAAGTGTTAGAAGAAAAAGCACTAGAAGAGAAGCTAAAGAAGGAAACAATAGATGTTACTCTTCCTGGACGTCCTGTTCACCAGGGCGGCCCACATATTTTAACTAAAATTGTTGAGGAAATTGAAGATCTATTTATAGGAATGGGGTTTTCCGTTGCGGAAGGGCCTGAAGTGGAAACGGATTATTATAATTTTGAAGCATTAAATCTTCCAAAAGGACACCCAGCACGTGACATGCAGGACTCCTTTTATATTACTGAAGAGCTTTTAATGCGTACCCATACATCACCAGTTCAGGCAAGAACGATGGAAAAAGTCCAAGGGAAAGGCCCTGTAAAAGTAATTTGTCCTGGAAAGGTTTACCGAAGAGATACAGATGACGCAACCCATTCTCACCAATTTACACAAGTTGAAGGGTTGTACGTTGATAAAAACGTAAGAATGAGTGATCTTAAAGGGGTTTTAGATGCTTTTGCTAAAAAAATGTTTGGAAAAGAGCGCGAAATCCGTTTGCGTCCAAGCTTCTTCCCATTTACAGAGCCATCAGTTGAGATGGATATTTCCTGTAAGATGTGTCATGGTGAAGGCTGTTCTGTATGTAAACAAACTGGCTGGATTGAAATTTTAGGAGCAGGAATGGTACATCCAAATGTTCTTGAAATGGCTGGCTATGATTCAAAAGAATATACTGGATTTGCATTTGGCATGGGTCCAGAGAGAATTGCGATGTTGAAATATGGAATCGATGATATTCGTCATTTCTATACAAATGATTTACGTTTCTTAAAACAATTTCATCAAGGGTAA
- the dut gene encoding dUTP diphosphatase: MDYQIKIKLLTDEAKLPYQANPGDAGLDLFSTEEKVIKPGESALIGTGIQIELPIGTEAQVRPRSGLALKHSVTVLNSPGTIDEGYRGEIKVILINHGKHPFLVEKKMRIAQIVIAPVTKVNMIQVDELSDSNRGSGGFGSSGK, from the coding sequence ATGGACTATCAGATAAAAATAAAACTTTTAACAGATGAAGCTAAATTACCTTATCAAGCTAATCCAGGAGATGCAGGATTAGATCTTTTTTCAACAGAGGAAAAGGTGATCAAACCGGGAGAGAGTGCCTTAATTGGAACGGGTATTCAAATCGAATTACCTATAGGGACAGAAGCGCAAGTTCGACCAAGAAGTGGACTAGCTCTTAAACATTCGGTAACAGTTTTAAATAGCCCGGGAACCATTGATGAAGGGTATCGGGGAGAAATAAAAGTAATTCTAATCAATCATGGGAAACATCCATTTTTAGTGGAAAAGAAGATGCGTATTGCACAGATCGTGATTGCTCCTGTAACAAAAGTTAACATGATTCAAGTCGATGAGTTATCCGATTCAAATAGAGGAAGTGGAGGATTTGGCTCGTCGGGAAAATAA
- the rpmI gene encoding 50S ribosomal protein L35, with product MPKMKTHKGSQKRFKRTGSGKLKRSHAFTSHMFAHKTQKQKRKLRKSAVVSTGDMKRIKAMLPK from the coding sequence ATGCCAAAAATGAAAACCCATAAAGGTTCTCAAAAACGTTTTAAAAGAACTGGAAGTGGCAAACTGAAGCGTTCTCATGCTTTCACAAGCCATATGTTCGCTCATAAAACACAAAAGCAAAAACGTAAATTACGTAAGAGTGCCGTTGTAAGCACTGGAGATATGAAGCGTATTAAAGCAATGCTACCTAAGTAA
- a CDS encoding sigma-w pathway protein ysdB, whose translation MIVFILRILILVTLIIFVYTAYKYIMNPKRRLELAQDKQEFYFLDDSDNIRKNFLVTYKGVLFEGEKYLGTTESSFDVITITVWARNPNRLKGMSKDDLYFVEKEILIHYPHASIEWKYPINKLIK comes from the coding sequence ATGATTGTATTTATCCTGCGAATTTTAATTTTAGTTACGTTAATTATATTTGTATATACGGCCTACAAATACATCATGAACCCAAAGCGAAGACTTGAATTAGCTCAGGATAAACAGGAATTTTACTTTTTAGATGATAGCGATAATATTCGAAAAAACTTTTTAGTGACATATAAAGGGGTTCTTTTTGAAGGAGAGAAATACTTAGGAACTACAGAAAGTTCATTTGATGTGATCACCATTACCGTTTGGGCTAGAAATCCCAACCGCTTAAAGGGCATGTCAAAAGATGATCTTTATTTTGTTGAGAAAGAGATTTTAATTCATTATCCTCATGCCAGTATCGAGTGGAAATATCCAATAAACAAGTTGATTAAATAA
- the rplT gene encoding 50S ribosomal protein L20: MPRVKGGTVTRRRRKRVLKLAKGYYGSKHNLFKVAKQQVMKSGQYAYRDRRQKKRDFRKLWIARINAAARLNDISYSRLMHGLKLAGIEVNRKMLADLAISDEKAFTSLVEQAKAALK, translated from the coding sequence ATGCCACGTGTTAAAGGTGGAACCGTTACACGACGTCGTCGTAAACGCGTATTAAAGTTAGCAAAAGGTTATTATGGTTCAAAACATAATCTATTTAAAGTAGCAAAACAACAAGTAATGAAATCCGGTCAGTATGCTTATCGTGACCGTCGTCAAAAGAAGCGTGACTTCCGTAAGTTATGGATTGCCCGTATTAATGCAGCAGCTCGTTTGAATGATATTTCTTACAGCCGTTTAATGCATGGTCTAAAGCTTGCTGGTATTGAAGTTAACCGCAAAATGCTTGCTGATCTTGCTATTTCTGATGAAAAAGCATTCACAAGCTTAGTAGAGCAAGCAAAAGCTGCACTAAAATAA
- a CDS encoding putative sporulation protein YtxC, with translation MDIYFERKEEVLLFCKILLENGFKDKIGIQQKRSHRIALEIEPSSYPKKNIARVLARVFIQERERQWIREIIQDCYYFEDKEEVAHIEEVCHSILKGQYEKNFFNHSSHEEYITSLFLERWQEERSFLFESFLRFRLQDYKKELIELVGVSIEDYKREQEYQTFIHSLRHFIGTQDSKINYVNFHIKEPELIYEKNGKLVDTMKLEEWVRNLPLYLFNVNEGDHLLASLLAMNPEKIEIFSDDPSEPKLLTVINIFQERVSILPASSFPFLKKNIKS, from the coding sequence ATGGATATTTATTTTGAACGAAAGGAAGAGGTGCTTCTTTTTTGTAAAATTCTTTTAGAGAATGGATTTAAAGATAAAATTGGTATCCAGCAAAAAAGAAGTCATAGGATAGCATTAGAGATAGAGCCCTCGAGTTATCCAAAAAAGAATATTGCTAGGGTGTTAGCGCGTGTTTTTATTCAAGAGCGAGAGCGACAATGGATTCGTGAAATCATACAAGATTGTTATTACTTTGAGGACAAAGAAGAAGTTGCTCATATTGAGGAAGTATGCCATTCCATTTTAAAAGGGCAATATGAGAAAAACTTTTTTAACCATTCTAGTCATGAAGAGTATATCACTAGTCTTTTCCTAGAGCGGTGGCAAGAAGAACGTTCTTTTTTATTTGAATCTTTTCTTCGGTTTCGGCTCCAGGATTATAAAAAGGAGCTGATTGAATTAGTTGGGGTGTCTATTGAAGATTATAAAAGAGAGCAGGAGTATCAAACTTTTATTCATTCCTTACGACATTTTATTGGAACACAAGATTCTAAGATCAACTATGTAAACTTTCATATAAAAGAACCTGAGCTCATTTATGAGAAAAATGGAAAACTTGTTGATACAATGAAGTTGGAAGAATGGGTAAGAAATCTGCCCTTATATTTATTCAATGTTAATGAAGGTGATCACTTACTAGCATCATTACTAGCGATGAATCCAGAGAAAATTGAAATTTTTAGTGATGATCCTTCAGAACCCAAATTGTTAACTGTTATTAACATTTTCCAAGAACGAGTAAGCATATTGCCTGCTTCTTCTTTTCCATTTTTAAAAAAGAATATAAAATCTTGA
- a CDS encoding M42 family metallopeptidase, protein MAKLDETITMLKDLTDAKAIPGDEKEARDVMKQYITPYADEVYQDHLGSLIAKKVGKENGPKVMVAGHLDEVGFMVTRIDDKGFVYFQTVGGWWGQVMLAQRVTIQTKNGDVTGIIGSKPPHILPAEARKKPVDIKEMFIDIGASSKEEAQEFGVRPGDSIVPYFEFTVMKNEKMLLAKAWDNRIGCAIAIEVLKQLKGVEHPNEVYGVGTVQEEVGLRGAKTSANMINPDIAFGVDVGIAGDTPGISDKEASSKMGEGPQIILYDASMVSHKVLRDLVTNTADEMNIPYQFDAIAGGGTDSGSIHLTANGVPTLSITIATRYIHSHAAMLHRDDFENAVKLIVEVIKRLDADTVKEITFN, encoded by the coding sequence ATGGCAAAATTAGATGAAACAATAACCATGCTTAAAGATTTAACAGATGCAAAAGCCATTCCTGGTGACGAAAAAGAAGCAAGAGATGTGATGAAGCAGTATATCACTCCATATGCTGATGAAGTTTATCAGGATCATCTTGGGAGCTTAATTGCAAAAAAAGTAGGGAAAGAAAACGGTCCTAAGGTTATGGTTGCTGGACATTTAGATGAGGTTGGCTTCATGGTAACACGCATTGATGACAAGGGCTTTGTCTATTTCCAGACTGTTGGTGGCTGGTGGGGACAGGTTATGCTTGCTCAGCGAGTGACCATTCAAACTAAAAATGGGGATGTTACGGGTATAATTGGTTCTAAACCTCCACATATTCTTCCAGCTGAGGCTAGAAAAAAACCTGTTGATATCAAAGAAATGTTTATTGATATCGGTGCATCTAGTAAGGAAGAAGCACAAGAATTTGGAGTAAGACCTGGTGATTCTATTGTTCCTTACTTTGAGTTTACGGTTATGAAAAATGAAAAGATGCTTTTAGCCAAAGCATGGGATAATCGCATTGGTTGCGCCATTGCCATTGAAGTATTAAAGCAGTTAAAAGGTGTGGAGCATCCAAATGAAGTCTACGGTGTAGGGACTGTTCAAGAGGAAGTAGGACTTCGCGGGGCAAAGACATCTGCTAACATGATTAATCCTGATATTGCTTTTGGTGTAGACGTAGGTATTGCTGGAGATACACCAGGAATTAGTGATAAAGAAGCGTCTAGCAAAATGGGAGAAGGTCCACAGATTATTCTTTACGATGCATCTATGGTTTCTCACAAAGTCCTTCGCGATCTTGTTACCAATACCGCTGATGAAATGAATATTCCGTATCAATTTGATGCTATTGCTGGTGGTGGAACAGATTCCGGTTCGATTCATCTTACTGCAAATGGTGTACCAACCCTGTCTATCACTATCGCCACTCGTTATATTCACTCTCATGCAGCAATGCTTCATCGTGATGACTTCGAAAATGCTGTAAAGCTAATCGTTGAAGTGATAAAACGATTGGATGCTGATACTGTAAAAGAAATTACGTTTAATTAA
- a CDS encoding RNA methyltransferase: protein MNDLITSKQNPKMKEWKKLKQKKERYKTQRYLVEGEHLIEEAIQSNVTVETIIIEESYQGHVPISSNIQIYTVTKTLFQEISDTESPQGIAGIVVMNAEELPAESQRILLLDRIQDPGNLGTMIRTADAAGFDAVVLGDGCVDLFNSKVIRSTQGSLFHLPFLQKSLEEIIPTLKKSGFQVWGTALENSSPYQEATPTLPLALLLGNEGAGVSKDLLELTDHNVKIPIYGKAESLNVSIAAAILMYYVR, encoded by the coding sequence ATGAATGATCTAATCACCTCAAAACAAAATCCAAAAATGAAAGAATGGAAAAAGTTAAAACAAAAAAAGGAAAGATATAAAACACAACGATATCTAGTTGAGGGTGAGCATCTAATTGAAGAGGCTATACAATCAAACGTAACAGTCGAAACCATTATTATTGAGGAAAGCTATCAGGGACATGTTCCTATTTCTTCAAATATACAAATTTATACAGTTACGAAAACACTGTTTCAAGAGATTAGTGACACAGAATCACCTCAAGGAATTGCTGGCATCGTCGTAATGAATGCTGAAGAGTTACCAGCAGAATCCCAAAGAATTCTTTTGTTGGATAGAATACAAGATCCAGGTAATTTAGGAACAATGATTAGAACAGCTGATGCTGCTGGTTTTGATGCTGTTGTGCTGGGAGATGGCTGTGTGGACCTATTTAATAGCAAAGTTATACGTTCCACTCAAGGTTCTCTATTTCATCTTCCCTTCCTACAAAAATCATTGGAAGAAATCATTCCTACCTTAAAGAAAAGCGGGTTTCAGGTTTGGGGTACAGCCCTTGAAAATTCTTCACCCTATCAAGAAGCAACTCCAACACTTCCACTAGCCCTTTTATTAGGAAATGAAGGGGCTGGTGTTTCAAAAGATCTGTTAGAATTAACCGACCACAACGTAAAAATTCCTATCTACGGGAAGGCGGAATCGTTAAATGTAAGTATTGCTGCTGCTATTCTTATGTATTATGTGAGATAA
- a CDS encoding DUF1294 domain-containing protein yields the protein MTTYIVIYYSAINLMALLFMGMDKRKAVKGQWRIPEKTLWLLAWFGGAGGGWLGMKWFRHKTKHGLFKNGMPFLFLVHILFVFWISDKY from the coding sequence GTGACAACTTACATAGTCATTTATTATAGTGCTATAAATCTAATGGCGCTGCTTTTTATGGGCATGGATAAAAGGAAAGCCGTGAAAGGGCAATGGAGAATCCCCGAAAAAACACTCTGGCTGTTAGCGTGGTTTGGTGGTGCAGGTGGTGGTTGGTTAGGTATGAAGTGGTTTCGTCATAAAACCAAACATGGACTTTTCAAGAATGGAATGCCTTTCTTATTTTTAGTCCATATTCTATTTGTTTTTTGGATATCTGATAAATACTAA
- a CDS encoding VTT domain-containing protein, with product MEEMASQIMTAIETSGRLAPLLFILIHVIRPIFFLPVAFITVFGGVLFGTIYGSIYSMIGVTLSSLSFYIMIKLMPKMLNKFTRLKEKVMGKYPSLSMKQIALLRLIPFIHFHLLSLCVIELSSNFKEYTRASFLSNIPLAVVYTSFGQWISNLSPAMAIVAVALLLPMIYLLRSKEVIVKWEDFFHSNKEESFPQRQQAS from the coding sequence ATGGAGGAAATGGCATCACAGATTATGACTGCTATTGAAACGAGTGGTCGACTGGCTCCCCTTTTATTCATTCTTATTCATGTCATCAGACCTATCTTTTTTCTGCCAGTTGCGTTTATAACGGTATTTGGTGGAGTCTTGTTCGGAACCATATACGGTTCCATTTATTCAATGATTGGTGTCACCTTGTCTAGCCTTTCCTTCTATATAATGATTAAATTGATGCCTAAAATGTTAAATAAATTTACTAGGCTTAAGGAAAAGGTAATGGGAAAATATCCGTCATTGTCCATGAAACAAATTGCCTTGCTTCGGTTAATTCCATTTATTCATTTTCATTTATTATCTTTATGTGTAATTGAACTTTCTAGCAATTTTAAGGAATATACACGTGCATCGTTTTTATCAAATATTCCTCTTGCAGTTGTGTATACATCGTTTGGGCAATGGATATCGAATTTGTCACCAGCAATGGCCATTGTTGCAGTGGCATTATTGCTTCCGATGATCTATCTGCTTAGAAGTAAAGAAGTTATAGTAAAATGGGAGGATTTCTTTCATTCTAATAAAGAAGAATCCTTTCCTCAGAGACAACAAGCAAGTTAA
- the sspI gene encoding small acid-soluble spore protein SspI → MNLNLRRAIVDNMKENSEEQIEATILDAIQSEEEKMLPGLGVLFELYWQNCDQDDKNDMLQTLESSLKK, encoded by the coding sequence GTGAACTTGAATTTAAGAAGAGCAATCGTGGATAACATGAAGGAAAATTCGGAAGAACAAATCGAGGCAACTATTTTAGATGCTATCCAAAGTGAGGAAGAAAAGATGCTTCCTGGGTTAGGTGTCCTGTTTGAGTTATACTGGCAAAACTGTGACCAAGATGATAAGAATGACATGCTACAAACCTTGGAATCATCTCTGAAAAAGTAA